From the Microcoleus sp. FACHB-672 genome, the window TTGTTTAATGTTTAATTCTATGGCCTGCCAGTGAGGGAGGTTTGAAGGAGGCTGATCTCAGTGCCTGGATGCCAGCCTGTCTCAGCGGCTGTAGTGCAGCTAGGAACCGGATCAAGATTGGGGGACAATTTCTGTGATAAGCTTGTTAACCTAAAGACATCTTCTAAACTGTGCGATGGGAAAGCCAGTTAATTAGGCTCCTGGGCTTTTGGCCGGCCTACACGCTTTCAAAATAGGCTAATTAAAGATAAATTTATAACAGCGTTGCAGGTTGAATCGGTTATTCTAGTTGAAATGCCCATAAAAGGCGCACTAGCCGGGAGACTGGATCGGCAGGGTGTAAACATGAAAAGCCCCAAAGAAAATTTACTTTTTCAGATAAAATTTAATGGAAAGTCAAAAGTAATTACTGCTAAATTTTAGATTTAATGAATTTTTTTTTGATGTTTGATGTTTGAAGATCTCGAAGTTAATAAACAATGGTGATGAGTTAACAGGAGGAAAAAAATTTGCCTGAATCTTATCGAGTAGCAATTTTAGGAGCCACCGGCGCAGTTGGCACAGAATTGCTGGAATTACTGGAAAACCGGAACTTTCCCCTCAGTGAGCTTAAGCTGTTAGCTTCCCCGCGCTCAGCAGGGCGGACTTTACCGTTTAAAGGCGAACAACTGCTGGTGGAACCTGTGGGAGAGGGTTCGTTTGAAAATGTGGATATCGTTCTGGCATCTGCCGGCGGCTCAACCTCGAAACAGTGGGCGCATAAAGCGGTAGCAGCCGGTGCGGTGGTGATCGATAACTCCAGCGCGTTTCGCATGGATTCGCAAGTTCCCCTTGTGGTGCCTGAGGTGAATCCAGAAGCAGCGGCCAATCATCGGGGAATTATTGCCAATCCTAACTGCACCACGATTTTAATGAGCGTAGCAGTTTGGCCCCTGCATAAAGTTCAGCCAGTGCAGCGCATCGTTGCCGCCACCTACCAATCTGCAAGTGGTGCCGGTGCGCGGGCGATGGAAGAAATGAAAGAGCAAGCACAAGCGATTTTGGATGGAAAAACACCCAAAACAGAAATCTTCCCTTACCCTCTAGCCTTTAATTTATTCCCGCATAACTCCCCGCTAAATGATCAGGGATACTGTGAGGAAGAGATGAAGATGGTAAATGAGACACGCAAGATTTTCGGTGCGCCGGCATTGCGAGTCAGTGCGACGTGTGTGCGGGTTCCCGTATTGCGTGCCCATTCAGAAGCCATTAACCTAGAGTTTGGCCAACCGTTTAGTGTGGCTAAAGCGCGGGAAATCCTCTCAGAAGCTCCAGGGGTTGAGTTAGTAGAAGATTGGCAGGCAAATTACTTCCCCATGCCGTTTGAAGCGACAGGTCGGGATGACGTATTAGTTGGCAGAATTCGTCAGGATATTTCTCATCCTTGCGGCTTAGAACTGTGGCTGAGCGGGGATCAAATTCGTAAAGGCGCGGCTTTAAATGCCGTACAAATTGCGGAATTATTGGTCGCTAAAAATT encodes:
- a CDS encoding aspartate-semialdehyde dehydrogenase, coding for MPESYRVAILGATGAVGTELLELLENRNFPLSELKLLASPRSAGRTLPFKGEQLLVEPVGEGSFENVDIVLASAGGSTSKQWAHKAVAAGAVVIDNSSAFRMDSQVPLVVPEVNPEAAANHRGIIANPNCTTILMSVAVWPLHKVQPVQRIVAATYQSASGAGARAMEEMKEQAQAILDGKTPKTEIFPYPLAFNLFPHNSPLNDQGYCEEEMKMVNETRKIFGAPALRVSATCVRVPVLRAHSEAINLEFGQPFSVAKAREILSEAPGVELVEDWQANYFPMPFEATGRDDVLVGRIRQDISHPCGLELWLSGDQIRKGAALNAVQIAELLVAKNLLKPAVALGANS